One region of Priestia megaterium genomic DNA includes:
- a CDS encoding DUF2004 domain-containing protein: MKINDAVFGELEYNYGWVKYTTIEFCGKEAGIALRVKGEEDGKFDEEQYSAYNSLVQNWEQLQQGFLQAILDYYKLERQELGYDIEVNENYPQIETTNQLLEMITLVGIVVPYGDINEDRDIGITFDCTWDTENGLGLRLLNEKVTEVGYQDVAI, from the coding sequence ATGAAAATAAATGATGCGGTTTTTGGTGAGCTTGAATATAATTATGGATGGGTTAAGTACACTACCATTGAATTTTGTGGAAAAGAAGCTGGAATAGCATTAAGGGTTAAAGGTGAAGAAGACGGTAAGTTTGATGAAGAACAATATAGTGCTTATAACTCATTAGTGCAAAATTGGGAACAATTACAGCAAGGTTTTTTACAAGCAATATTAGACTATTACAAACTAGAGCGCCAAGAACTAGGGTATGACATTGAAGTTAATGAAAATTATCCGCAAATCGAAACGACTAATCAATTACTTGAGATGATAACTTTAGTTGGAATTGTTGTTCCGTATGGAGATATTAATGAAGATCGAGATATTGGGATAACCTTCGATTGTACATGGGACACAGAAAATGGACTAGGGCTTCGTCTATTAAATGAAAAAGTAACTGAAGTGGGTTACCAGGATGTTGCAATTTGA
- a CDS encoding DUF4261 domain-containing protein: MVQRTEHLLLSFKCLEKKMCFTPVVCIIFGYKDLLTSTSNTNPAETVELFQTLCLYTLIENPVFNSGETFSVDPKAPVFQLREESCVLFESDDPFYNPYGVWRLNKIS, from the coding sequence ATGGTACAGAGAACAGAGCATTTGCTGCTTTCGTTCAAATGTCTAGAGAAGAAGATGTGTTTTACACCTGTGGTATGCATAATTTTTGGCTATAAAGATTTACTAACATCTACATCTAATACCAATCCAGCTGAAACAGTAGAGTTGTTTCAAACCCTTTGCCTATATACGTTGATCGAAAATCCTGTATTTAATAGTGGAGAAACATTTAGTGTTGATCCTAAAGCTCCGGTTTTTCAATTAAGGGAAGAATCGTGTGTGCTGTTTGAAAGTGATGACCCTTTTTATAACCCTTATGGGGTTTGGCGTTTAAATAAAATAAGCTAG
- the cdiI gene encoding ribonuclease toxin immunity protein CdiI, producing MSTVFDDKNKLIRMYEEQGLHKGSVIDVLGDFVMEYDFVRILEGFLEEYVERRDYMGVVYSDEFDRDDEEFFGENRVLFYYGVDEEIENIVDYEELCKYLQTACQFYIKKHPERTENVKELLFKIKDKYNIKG from the coding sequence ATGAGTACTGTTTTTGATGATAAAAATAAGTTGATTCGAATGTATGAGGAGCAAGGGCTCCATAAAGGTTCAGTTATTGATGTGCTTGGTGATTTTGTAATGGAGTATGACTTTGTTAGGATACTAGAAGGCTTTTTGGAGGAATATGTCGAAAGACGGGATTATATGGGTGTAGTATATTCAGATGAATTTGATAGAGATGATGAAGAATTTTTTGGAGAAAATAGAGTTCTATTCTACTATGGTGTAGATGAAGAAATAGAAAATATTGTAGATTATGAAGAGTTATGTAAATATCTTCAAACTGCATGCCAATTTTACATTAAAAAACATCCTGAGCGTACTGAAAACGTGAAAGAACTTCTTTTTAAGATAAAAGATAAATATAATATAAAAGGTTAA
- a CDS encoding EndoU domain-containing protein produces MIKEVGLEKLIQLQAMTPTEQLKEIHRLEKTSPYIREVLTQVQQDTAPANMKKLAELSPAEQAVELEKSPYLQALNDSSTVGMLTSQQILQNATGVEGMLMQSVMRQLQVRSVGTKKETTSPKKLTIQQKEKQVIKTVGLKQLKELEMMHPLDQKKKLEQLEKKAPHVKEVFKHIQKENSPKVQRDLAALAHSKAKLEKELKKYPYLYENYKKPEIARSVYEEEAKKQQQDGLAAVSFVADMVPVVSNVKGGWEASVGYDPITGNELSSFDRSVSGAGIVFGGFTRVPGKVVKYGSEGAEYVLRVNKAEKTVTKHKVKDVSKGTGNNSKPVSGAKSIITPEMEGKILLGQRKNPNKNEIIGGHSSNINNSHSNYVTEAIKINPDGTKDIKYITQFPDGNLSKIKNSTIFPEGWSDIKILDSITDIGNSPPISIRGRDGATFHRGIVEGVEIDVIKIGDTVVSGYPTGQINAPLPGGFSK; encoded by the coding sequence GTGATAAAGGAAGTAGGTCTTGAAAAACTGATTCAACTTCAGGCAATGACGCCTACTGAACAGTTAAAAGAAATTCATAGGCTTGAAAAAACCTCGCCTTACATAAGAGAAGTGCTAACGCAAGTTCAGCAGGATACGGCACCTGCTAACATGAAAAAACTAGCGGAACTGTCACCTGCAGAGCAAGCAGTGGAACTTGAAAAAAGCCCATACCTGCAGGCACTCAACGATTCTTCAACTGTAGGCATGCTAACGTCTCAACAGATTCTTCAAAACGCTACGGGCGTTGAGGGAATGCTTATGCAATCAGTGATGCGTCAGTTGCAGGTTAGGAGTGTTGGGACTAAAAAAGAAACTACAAGTCCTAAAAAGCTGACTATTCAACAAAAAGAAAAGCAAGTTATTAAAACAGTTGGACTAAAACAGCTAAAAGAGCTGGAAATGATGCATCCACTGGATCAAAAAAAGAAGCTCGAACAGCTTGAAAAAAAAGCTCCCCATGTTAAAGAAGTTTTTAAACATATTCAAAAGGAAAACAGTCCAAAGGTTCAGAGGGATCTTGCGGCGCTTGCTCATTCTAAAGCAAAATTAGAAAAAGAGTTGAAAAAGTATCCGTATCTATATGAGAATTACAAAAAGCCTGAAATCGCAAGAAGTGTATATGAGGAAGAAGCCAAAAAGCAACAACAGGATGGTCTAGCAGCTGTTTCTTTTGTAGCGGATATGGTGCCTGTAGTTTCCAATGTAAAAGGTGGATGGGAAGCAAGTGTAGGATACGATCCTATTACGGGGAATGAACTATCTAGTTTTGACCGTTCTGTTTCTGGAGCAGGAATTGTTTTTGGCGGCTTTACGAGAGTGCCAGGGAAAGTGGTGAAATACGGAAGCGAAGGAGCAGAATACGTACTTCGCGTAAACAAAGCAGAAAAGACCGTAACCAAGCATAAGGTTAAAGATGTTTCCAAGGGTACGGGTAATAATAGTAAGCCGGTCAGCGGAGCCAAATCAATTATCACACCTGAAATGGAGGGAAAAATCCTTTTGGGACAGAGAAAGAACCCTAATAAAAATGAAATTATTGGAGGGCATTCATCAAACATTAATAATAGCCATTCTAACTATGTTACGGAAGCTATTAAAATCAACCCTGATGGTACAAAAGATATTAAATATATAACTCAATTTCCGGATGGGAATCTTTCAAAAATAAAAAATAGTACAATATTTCCCGAAGGTTGGAGTGATATTAAAATCTTAGATAGTATAACTGATATTGGTAATTCTCCTCCAATAAGTATTAGAGGTAGAGATGGAGCAACTTTCCATAGGGGAATTGTTGAGGGTGTAGAAATTGATGTTATTAAAATAGGTGATACGGTAGTTAGCGGCTATCCAACAGGACAAATTAATGCTCCATTACCAGGTGGTTTTAGTAAATAG